In Enterobacter sp. 638, a single window of DNA contains:
- the yohP gene encoding small membrane protein YohP — MKILLWVVLIIFLIGLLVVTGVFKMIF; from the coding sequence ATGAAGATTTTACTGTGGGTGGTTCTGATTATTTTCTTGATTGGTTTACTGGTCGTGACGGGCGTCTTTAAGATGATTTTCTGA